The Callithrix jacchus isolate 240 chromosome 7, calJac240_pri, whole genome shotgun sequence DNA window cacaatcttggctcactgcaacctccacctcctgatttcaagcaattctcctgcctcagcttcctaagtagctgggattacagacacccaccaccactcccagctaatttttgtatttttagtagagatggggtttcaccatgttggccaaactggtctttaactcctggcctcaggtgatgtgagtcactgtacccggcttcccagtgctttgggaggcggaggtgggagaattgcttgatgccaggagtttgagaccagcctggacaacatagcaagaccccatctctactgaaaaaaaattagctgggcatagtggataCCTgtagtagtcctagctacttgggagacagaggtgggaggatcagatcacttgagcccaggagttcgaagttacagagagccatgattataccattgcattccagctggtaacagagcaagactcgtctctaaaaaaaaaaaaaagtattgagtgCCTACATGTGTCCAGGCACTGTCTTAAGCCCAGTTGTACAGTAATGGGCAAGACTAGCAGTTTCTGAGCTCATAATGTTTACTTTCTAGTGTATGTTGCAGGTACTGTGGAGCAGACAGTaattaaatgggaaaaattaaacAGTGATCTATACAGGATTTTGTGCTAGAGTATGCCCAAGAAACTACTTAAGAGTGGGGTAGTCAGGTCAAGTGAGTCTGAGGAGACAACAGGTGAGCTAACACCTGAATGAGTagtcagggctgggtgcggtggctcacacctgtaatcccagcactttgggaggcaaagttgggaggatcagttgaggccaggagtttgagaccagtttgggcaacatggggagactccatctctacaaaaagatttttgttaagattagctgggcatgatgatgcacacctatggtcccagctacttagggggctaaggtgaatggatcacttgaacccaggagtttgaggttgcagtgagctatgatggcaccactgtactccagcctgggccacaaagtgaggctctgtctcaagaataaaaaaattttttttttaaaagcccaggCATgggagctcacgcctgtaatcccagcactttgggaggctgaggtgggtggattgacTGAgatcggaagtttgagaccagcctggccaacatggtgaaacctcatctctattaaaaatacaaaaattagccaggcatagtgataagtgcctgtaattccagctacttgagaggctgaagcaggagaatcgcttgaaccccaggaggtggaggttgcagtgagctgagattacgcacTGCATTcccgagcaagaccctgtctaaaaaaagaaaaaaaacagtcagCCTGCAAAGATCTGGAAGCAGGGAGAAAATGGAGAGGGCTGGCAGAGGCAAAGGTTGTAAGATGGGATAAACTTGTATGACGCACAACAGCTGGACAGAGAGGCCAGATGGGGAGTAATAGGTGGGTGAAAGCAAGAATGGGGTAGGCAGGGCCGGATCAAGTAAGGGGGAATAATGAATGGGTTATAGGGAGGCAGGATGGAAGCCTGGAGACCAGTTAGCTGGCTGTTGCTGCAATCCAGATGAAAAATGGTGGTGGCTTGGCTAAGGGTAGGGAAGTGCGGTTTAGGAATGACAACTAGGGAGAAGAAGGAGGGGAACCAGGTTCTTGCTTAGAGGGATGGTAAGTCCAACTGTGGAGACTAACTGGCTCCAGAACTGGCTGTGTGGCATCTAGACCTCATCCACGGCAGGTCCTAGAGTTGGGCCAGTCTGTCGTGTCCCATCCAGCTGAgggtcttctttctccttctcaggTATGGCTCCCATGGTGCATTTTACCGCtataagaacagcatgggcaaGAGCCTCCCACTCTTTTATATCTACGACTCATACCTGACGTCCCCTGAGGCCTGGGCCCACCTCCTGACACCAAATGGGCCCCACTCGATCCGCAACACACCCTATGATGGGGTCTTCATAGCACTGCTGGTGGAGGAGGGCCACACCCACGACATCCTGGCTGCCGGATTTGACGGCATGTACACCTACTTTGCCTCCAACGGTTTCTCCTTTGGTTCTTCCCATCAGAACTGGAAAGCTGTGAAGAACTTTTGTGATGCCAACAACCTCATGTTCATCCCCAGTGTGGGGCCTGGCTATATAGACACCAGCATCCGGCCCTGGAACAACCACAATACACGCAACAGGGTCAACGGCAAGTACTATGAGACCGCCCTGCAGGCGGCCCTGACAGTGAGGCCCGAGATCGTCTCCATCACCTCCTTCAATGAGTGGCACGAGGGCACCCAGATTGAGAAGGCCATTCCCAAGAAGACACCCACCCGCCTGTATTTGGACTACCTGCCTCACCAGCCCAGCCTGTACCTGGAGCTGACCCGCCGCTGGGCGGAGCACTTCATCAAAGAgaaagagcagtggctcatgtg harbors:
- the MANEAL gene encoding glycoprotein endo-alpha-1,2-mannosidase-like protein isoform X3, which gives rise to MIMGNPQMTWYPPFWTLPISTASRYGSHGAFYRYKNSMGKSLPLFYIYDSYLTSPEAWAHLLTPNGPHSIRNTPYDGVFIALLVEEGHTHDILAAGFDGMYTYFASNGFSFGSSHQNWKAVKNFCDANNLMFIPSVGPGYIDTSIRPWNNHNTRNRVNGKYYETALQAALTVRPEIVSITSFNEWHEGTQIEKAIPKKTPTRLYLDYLPHQPSLYLELTRRWAEHFIKEKEQWLM